TCGGTGCGTTCGATCTGGAAGCCGCGTCGGGCGAAGATCGCGAACAGGATGCACACGCCGATCATCAGGCCCAGGCTGAGGGACAGCTGGCCGTCGAGGGGAGTCGTGTCGAGCAACCCGGCGATACCTGCGACGGGCAGGGAGTTGAAGATGTTGGAGCCGACGACGTTGCCGACGATGAGGTCGCGTTCGTTCCGACGGGCCGCGGCGACGGCGGTGACCAGCTCGGGCAACGACGTGCCGACCGCGACGATGGTCAGGCCGATGACGGCCTCCGGGACGCCGAGTGTCGTGGCCAGGCCCGCGGCACCGGTGACCAGCATCTGGGCGCCGCCCAGCGTGCCGAGCAGGCCCAGCCCCGTCAGCGTCCAGGCGCGTCGCATGGTCAGGTCCTGGACGTAGCTGGCGACCTCGTCGGACAGGTCGTCTCGTCCCGCACGGCGATCCTCGATGGCCCACCAGGTGATCAGGCCGATACAGACGACCGCGGCGACCAGCAGCCCGACGGCCTCGAAGTTCTGGATGCGCAGGTCGAAGCTGACCAGTGCGAGCAGGCCGACGGCGAACAGCATCAACCGGATCTCCCGCTGCCAGATGCGCAGCGTGATCGGCAGGGTCGCG
The nucleotide sequence above comes from Euzebya pacifica. Encoded proteins:
- a CDS encoding calcium/sodium antiporter; translated protein: MSDALFLLAGLAVLTFSADRFVEGAAGVSTLLNVPIVVVGAVVIGFGTSAPELLVSALASIDGRQDIAIGNIVGSNMANLTLVAGAAAAFATLPITLRIWQREIRLMLFAVGLLALVSFDLRIQNFEAVGLLVAAVVCIGLITWWAIEDRRAGRDDLSDEVASYVQDLTMRRAWTLTGLGLLGTLGGAQMLVTGAAGLATTLGVPEAVIGLTIVAVGTSLPELVTAVAAARRNERDLIVGNVVGSNIFNSLPVAGIAGLLDTTPLDGQLSLSLGLMIGVCILFAIFARRGFQIERTEGLVLLGAFVAATVLTF